Below is a window of Metamycoplasma cloacale DNA.
GGCACAATCCGTACAGATATTAAGAAAAAGACAACAGAAATAGCAATTAAAACACCCACAAACGCGATACGTTTTGAGCTTCATTTACGATAACTAAGTCCTGATTGAAGACGTAGTCATTTAATATAATGTCTAATTCCGCCGGGTAATTTTAAATCCATTTTGTTTCCTTTTAATAATTATATTATTCTTTTATATTGTAATCTTCTGTACGATATTTTTTATAAAAGTTAGATTTTAGACGTTTCTTGAAAAAGAAACTTTTTTCAACAGTTGGTTCGTTAATGAATACTTTATAAAAGCTTGCATTAACAATAACACCTATGTATATAAAATATGACATAACTGATGTTAGTAGAATTACATACATAAAGGCAGCAATTGGCCCATATTTTTGATAACGAATAATTGAGGTTAATGAACCAAATATTAAAATAAATATAGAAGTCGGTATAGAGGATATCATCGCTCCTGGATGGATGTAATTTAGTTTTAATTTAAAACTTGGAGCGTATTTGAAAAATAATAGAAATCCAATGTAGGTAAAAATAGGTAGACATAGAAAGATGGTAAAGTAATAAACCAATCAAAAAGGTGTTGTTAATTTTAAATCCTTTATTGTCATTAAATCAGTTCATTCATTTGGAAAAACACCAAAATTACTTTCATCAATTAAAAAGGTCATAAACGCAGTAAATGCTAAAAGTAATAATGTTAATCCACATGTTAAAACTAAACTAACTACAATCCCTTTTAAACGATATTTTCACATCTTGTTTTCGGTTTTATGTTCATACAATGCATCAATTGAATGAACAAATTTTGAATATCCATTTGAAGATAATCAAATGATTGAGAAGATGAAAATAATAAATGTTACAATTTCACCAGCGTTTGATCAAAGATCGCTCATTTTAGGTAAAACATCTTGAATCCCGGGGATAACAGAACCCAATATAACGTATCTTAATACAATATCGTAATGTTCGTTAATTGGTCCTATTATTGCAGTCATCAATATAGAAACAGGGATGAATGATAAGAATAGATATAAGGCATAACCCGCAGGAATAAATGCAAACTCATGCGAATGCATTTTATCGTAAGCGTGGTTAACAATCTCTTGCCCTTTTGTTTTAGAACTTTTTAGATGTCTTGGAACTGCAATGAATAAAATTGCATAAATAATTCATTTAAAAATCTTTTCAAAAATGTTGTTTGATTTCTTTGTTTGAATTACTTGATTTTTGCTTAAACTTTCGTTATTTTTAATTGATTCATTTTTGATTTTGGATTCTCAACCCGTTTGAGTTTTATTTTTCTTTCTTTTTCAAGCCATTATAAATATTTTTCCTCTAGATACTTATTAAGTTCAGCAGTATTTCCTTTTCCCATAGTTTTTTTCATAAATTGACCCATAATAAATTTTAATGCTTTATTATAATCGGTTTTCAATTGAGATTCTAAATTAGAATTTTCTTTCAAAATATCAGCAACAATATCTGCAATATTTATAACGATTGATTCAATATATAATTGATTGTTTTTAGCTAAATCAATAATTGAATGTGCTGAATTATTTTGTTTTAATTCAATTAATTTAATGAAATTCTTTTTATCGATTTTTGCATTATTCAACAATTCAATTGCATCCTTGCAATCTCTTGGAGTAAATAGCAGATCTTGAATATTTAAGTTGTTTGAATTTAGATAACTAACAACTTCTGAAAAGAATATATTTGCAGATTTTTTAAAATCAGTGGATTCAATTGAATCAAGATATTTAGCATATTCAATATTATTAATTAATTGTGAAATTTGAACATTGTTTAAGCCTAAAGATAAGTAACGATTTTCACGTGCAAAAGGTAATTCTTCAATATTAACCGCATCAATTAACTGTTTTGATAACGAAATATATGGAATATTTGGATCGGGAAAGTATTTATAATCAATGCTATCGCTTTTTGAACGCATGACAATAGTTGTTTGACTTTGTTCATCAAAACGTTTCGTACATTGCTCAAAGGTTTGATTATTTTCATAACAATTGATTTGATATTGCATTTCGTATTGAATTGCTTTCTCAATATTTGAAATTGAGTTTAAGTTCTTTATTTCTACCCGTGTATTTAAATCATTTGTACCTTTTTTTCTTACTGAAATATTAACATCGGTACGTAAGCTACCTTCGTTCATTTTAGCATCTGAAATATTTAATGCTAATGCAGTTAATCTAATTGCTTCAACATAAGCCTTTGCATCTTCAATTGAATGAATAACTGGTCTTGAAACAATTTCAATTAAGGGAACGCTAGCACGATTTTGATTTAAATAAGTATAGTCATCATCATGAATTGATTTAGCAGTATCTTCTTCTAAATGAATTCTTTCGATTAAAATATCTTTTCATTGATCTTTTACTTTAATTTTAATTAAACCATCTTTACCAATTGGTCTAAATTGTTGAGTAATTTGATAGCCTTTGTTTAAATCGGGATAGAAATAATTTTTTCTATCAAAGCGAATTTCTGAATCAATTGTCATATTTAAGGCTTTTGCTAATTTAATCCCTTTAATTATTGCTTCTGAATTAACTAAAGGTAGTGTGCCTGGATAACCTAGGTCAATATGTGAAACATTGCAATTTTCTTTAGCTTCATATGTATTAGGAGCTGGTGAAAACATTTTAGTTTTAGTATTTAATTCCAAGTGAATCTCAATACCAATAACTAATTCTCAATCATTAATCATTGATACCTCCTAATAACTTTTCAATATATAAGGCATATGAAAATAAATCTTTGTCTTGATATAAGTTTGTCTCTAATGTAATATTAAATGGCATACTATCAACTATGCTTTGTCCTAATTTCATTGTCATTGAAGGATTACCTGTTAAATTAGCTGCGGTTAAAATGTAATCTCAATACCCACCATTGTATTCGTGATTGAATTTAGGTGCACAATCACTTGAAGCGGGAAAAATCAATAAATCAACATCACTATGAATCTTTTTGAAATAATCACTAATTACTCTACGCATTTTTTTAGCTTTAACAAAGTATTTGATTTGATTTTCTTGTTCAAGGAAATATGAACCTAAAATTAAACGAGATTGTACCATTTTTCCTAAACCATTTGAACGTGTTAATTTATATGTTTCTTCTCAATTAACACCTTCGTGTCTATTACCAAAATTAACTCCGGTAAGGTTTGCTAAATTTGAAGATGCTTCACTGAATGAAATAATCGCATAAACAACATTAACTGATTTAAGAATATTTTCATCTTGTTCAATTTCGATTAATTCAATATTTTCTGATTTTAATTTGTTTAATAGGTTATTGTATGCTTTGACAACATCATCAGATAAATGCTTATCAACTTTAAAATATCCAACACGTTTAGGTTTGACTTCTTTAATTGTTGATAAATCAAAGCTTAAATC
It encodes the following:
- a CDS encoding YhjD/YihY/BrkB family envelope integrity protein — translated: MAWKRKKNKTQTGWESKIKNESIKNNESLSKNQVIQTKKSNNIFEKIFKWIIYAILFIAVPRHLKSSKTKGQEIVNHAYDKMHSHEFAFIPAGYALYLFLSFIPVSILMTAIIGPINEHYDIVLRYVILGSVIPGIQDVLPKMSDLWSNAGEIVTFIIFIFSIIWLSSNGYSKFVHSIDALYEHKTENKMWKYRLKGIVVSLVLTCGLTLLLLAFTAFMTFLIDESNFGVFPNEWTDLMTIKDLKLTTPFWLVYYFTIFLCLPIFTYIGFLLFFKYAPSFKLKLNYIHPGAMISSIPTSIFILIFGSLTSIIRYQKYGPIAAFMYVILLTSVMSYFIYIGVIVNASFYKVFINEPTVEKSFFFKKRLKSNFYKKYRTEDYNIKE
- a CDS encoding amidase family protein, whose protein sequence is MKNKGNLLNAIKELKADKNNAVAHIYSEIEAKQDGCLKDCVFTIKDNYADLNVKASASSLILNNFYPQYEATVLKLLRNAGAISVARTHLDEFGLGGSGTYSAYGVIKNPLNNEYYVGGSSSGAAATFTKNISFAIGSDTGDSVRKPASNIGVVGFKPSYGAISRYGLYSFATSLDTVAYFTHNVSDCIELSSVLYQQDLQHDLTSIDLSFDLSTIKEVKPKRVGYFKVDKHLSDDVVKAYNNLLNKLKSENIELIEIEQDENILKSVNVVYAIISFSEASSNLANLTGVNFGNRHEGVNWEETYKLTRSNGLGKMVQSRLILGSYFLEQENQIKYFVKAKKMRRVISDYFKKIHSDVDLLIFPASSDCAPKFNHEYNGGYWDYILTAANLTGNPSMTMKLGQSIVDSMPFNITLETNLYQDKDLFSYALYIEKLLGGIND
- the gatB gene encoding Asp-tRNA(Asn)/Glu-tRNA(Gln) amidotransferase subunit GatB, producing the protein MINDWELVIGIEIHLELNTKTKMFSPAPNTYEAKENCNVSHIDLGYPGTLPLVNSEAIIKGIKLAKALNMTIDSEIRFDRKNYFYPDLNKGYQITQQFRPIGKDGLIKIKVKDQWKDILIERIHLEEDTAKSIHDDDYTYLNQNRASVPLIEIVSRPVIHSIEDAKAYVEAIRLTALALNISDAKMNEGSLRTDVNISVRKKGTNDLNTRVEIKNLNSISNIEKAIQYEMQYQINCYENNQTFEQCTKRFDEQSQTTIVMRSKSDSIDYKYFPDPNIPYISLSKQLIDAVNIEELPFARENRYLSLGLNNVQISQLINNIEYAKYLDSIESTDFKKSANIFFSEVVSYLNSNNLNIQDLLFTPRDCKDAIELLNNAKIDKKNFIKLIELKQNNSAHSIIDLAKNNQLYIESIVINIADIVADILKENSNLESQLKTDYNKALKFIMGQFMKKTMGKGNTAELNKYLEEKYL